GTAAGGGTAGACAGTACTGGGCTCAGTGGACCCCAAGCCCAATTCCATTATCTCATTTTTAGAAATTCCTAGCCTCTTTATCCCAGCGCTACAGTTCTTGAGATGCATTTCTTATACTGGACTTGGAAGTGAAAGCCTCTGAGAAGTCCCTTCAAGTCCATGTGGCTTTGACCACCTCCGTTTACACGAACAACTCAGCCATGCTTTTAGCCCCATGATGTATTTATTACTTTGCACATTCACTTGTACGTTAATCAAAGCCACCAAATACAGAATCCTTAGAACTCCTTTGCATAGCCAAGGGTGGCAACGATCCTTCTGTCTTCTTCCCAGGCAGCATGGTGCTGAACTAGGACTAGAAGAAAAACACAAAGAGTTTAAGAACAAAGGAATAAGATCCAAGTATTGTATACACTGACACTAATCCAAAACCAAATCAGTTTTTACTGTGTAAGCTGTAGAATACTAGCACACATTACACATTGCTTCTCCAGGCGTGGAAATGCTATGTCAACAGGTCAGGTGgtcaacagaaaaaaattaacaCAATACCTCCTTGCAAAACTGATTGCAGTTAACAGTCCAATTTGGTCTTAGGTTCAAACAGTTTTTCTGCTCAACAGCCTTTTCTTCAACCTGCCAAGACAAACCGGTGTTACAAAAAACACAAGCCTAAAGATAAATTCTGCTTTCTAAGACCACCCCTCCCCTATGCAGAATCACCAACATTTTCTACAAAGGGGGTTCCACAGATGGTTCATGGAAGCCCACTCCTCAAAAGCCCAGTGTGGGCCAACTGTTCCAAGACAATCTGTGCTTCTTAGACTGGCCAATCAAAAGCAGATCCCACAAAAGCAGTTAGTCACTGATGGCATGGCTGCTTGGGAACAGTGTGGGCTATGGGGAAAAAGTTAATGGCAAACAAGATGGCAGAGAACATTAGTTATGTGACTTTAAGTCTTAAGAGTCTCCAGAAATATAAACATAAAACACTTGGGGGAATTCAGTTTCCCCAGCTTACTTTCTAACCTATTGGCAAAGAGATGGCTGCACATACACCCCCTTCTGACCCATGTCAAATTTGTGCCACAAAAGCCAAAAGACTCAAtacaggagaaaaagaaaaaatgttctaaaaggattttttttagctGACCAAAATTGGCAGAGGTAATTTGGCTCACACAGGTTAACATTCAGACTTTCAAAAAAATGAGCTCTCAACAGGAGGAAGGATGCGGACATGAGCAAAAGAGTTACCTCGAATTACAGGACTATCCCCACATATGAACTAGCCAAGAGAGCAGCTTTCGTCTCAGAGGTTCTCTTTGTTGGGAGGCACAACACTTCTTTTTCGCCAAGGCACTGCCGTTTTCCATACGCTAGCAGAGAATTCTTAGAACTTAGAAGGCAACGACAAACTAGCTAAATTAGGTCACAGTGTGGAACAGCCTTGGAACACTGTTGGACTAGCAGCAGCTGATCCAGTTAGCAATGAGAGACACACTCTGTTCTAGGCTAATGTCTGGCTGGTTTTCAGCGATCAAGTTCTCGGCTAAAGGGCTGTTAGTCCTTACATACCCTAGTATGGAGCTGTCAGGAACTCTTTCTGAATCTCTAGGAGCACATTACAAAAGGAAGCAGTGGAATTCCCAGTACAATTTACAAAGATTGGAGCAATTCCAGTCAAATTTAACTAGTCCCATTAAGGACAAGGGGAATTGCTATACCTTTTCAGACTGTCTTCTACCACCCTCAAAGTTCCTAGTGTCTATGTTTTAATACTACACTGATTTGCATTAGGTTTCCAATGCCACTGGCCCCTACAATTCTCCATGGAGCAGAATCTCAGTCCCTGTGCTGTCCTCTCTCAACTGTACATTTACAATTGTCCAGAGTTGTGTTGTGCAGCAAGATGTAAAATTTCAAGAGCAGATTTTTGTTTCAGATGGACTTTAATAGGCTTCGTGAAGCCAAAGGAAAACTATACAAGAAATCCTTTTTACCACTTCAAAGTTACAACATAAATGGAATTAGGCATACTTtcttccagtaaaaaaaaaaggacaatataaacaaacatttttttttccatgaacCTCTTGCATGGTAagacttgtagagtctctctggGTTAAAGTTTTATGGCATACAAGTAAAAGTCTCTCAATGCAGGTTGAAACAATACAAGCAAGTATCTCTTTAGATATATCAAGGTGGGTTGCCTTTTAAATTCATACCCAGGCCACAATACCTACCTTGCTACACTAAAGCAATGTTACAAAATGATGCACTAAACAAAAATGAGTTCACAGCTTGCTCAGCTTCTACTGAACAATTAAGGTCCTTTCTTGCTCGAAAGAAAAATGGGGCCCCAAACCTTCCAGTCTTTTTCTTTAAAACCACACACGCGCACGCACCTTGGCTCACAAAAGAACTAAAATCTTAAgtgctttaaaaaatgttaaaacacTTAAGAGAAAAACCCAGAACTTTCTTTAGAGTCTCAATAGACCATCACATCTTAGAAGCTGTCAGGCTGTGTTTTGACAAGGTCAGAACCAAGAGGATTTTGTTTTACTACAAAAGTGAGAATACAAAGGAGATGACTACACAAGAACGAATTCAGCGAAGCTCCAAAAATCTTTATAAATACAGCCATTGGAAGGACGATCTTGAATCAGGAAGGTTTTTTACTCGTTGTGTGTAGCTGAGGACAAGAAGCAGGCACAATTGTAAAGGCACCGAAGCATAGACAAGTTCCAGCATTTTCCTCCCCTACTTGTTTCCAAGCACCTCAACACTTACTACCTCTTGTCCCACCCCTCTACTTTGTCTTTTCAAGTCTTGCTTCTGGACTCAAGATGATTTCTGGTGTCAATTTGGGAGCTGAGAAATGCTAGTGCGTATGACTCACTTTGCCTCTGGATACAACTAAAGCTACACATGCATTAATGAGTTTTCTGTTCTTTAGTGATATTAGTGCTTAAGGCCTGCCAGAGGGGTGCTTTCGGGGGCAAGGACAGATCTGCCAGCAATAGGCTCCAAACGAACTTTACATACTTCCAAGGTAATCACTGCAAgatcaaaagaggcttcaggaaCTCCCACATATCCTCTGTTCCCTCATGATCTAAGACTTACCATAACTGTCATAGCTGTCTCTGTAGGACCCTCCTGAAGGCCTGTCGCCATAGCTGCCTTGACTCCTGCTATGAAAGAAAACCAAAACAAGGTTCTTTAGAAGTTCGCACACAGTCACAAGCAGTCACAAGACAACCAGATTTTCCACTTTTCCAATTCACTTGATGTATTTGCTTGCTCTTACCTGCTGCTATAGTAATCTCTGGAACCACTGTACCCTCCACTTCTGGATTCAAATCTACTGCCACCATAGCCTCTGTCTCCACCTGCACCTAAAATGGGACCACAATCCTAAGATTAAATACTGCCAATTCATTACAAAATTAGAAACCTGAGGTACTGGTTACAGAGGTACCAGAGATACTGGTAATCAGCTTACCCCTGGAGAAACCCCGACCTCGGCCTCTGCCTCCACGGAAAAAGCCTCTGCCTCCAGCTGAGCCCCCTCTGTATCCACGGGATCTGTTCTCTGATGACTTGCCAGCTTGATCAACTCTAATCTGACGGCCATCAACAGACTGAAATCAAAGCAATCTCAGAGTTAACCACTTGTCCAGCAATATGCtgaacacatgcatgcacattacCTTGAATACCAACCAATCCCCCTAACATCACTATTAGCATGAAATATGTTTACAAATTTAGTCTTTCACATGTATACCCACAATATATCTGTTCTACAACACAAAACTGCCAGATCACCACCACAGAACTGCTCTTCTCACCTTGCCATTCATAGCCATCATTGCGTCTTTTGCATCATCAATGTTCTCAAAGGTAACAAAGCCAAATCCTCTGGATCTCTGGGTTTCTCGgtctttaacaacaacaactggaATGAAGAaaagacactttttaaaaagacatagcTTGCCACCTAACAGTGGGACAAAGCAGAACATAAATCTGCATTTACTCTTGCTAAAACAGAAGCCAGCAACAATGAGAAGATCCTTTAACAGTCTTTTAAAAAGGTATAGCTGTATTTGAGTCTTGTTTCAAGAATTCAAATGAAACTATAATCAAGATAAAAGATGCCAGAACAAACTGTTTCCTGTCTTACCTTCAGATATCTGTCCATATTTAGAGAAGACTTGCTCCAGAGATTGTTCATTAGTGTCAAAGCTGAGTCCACCAACGAAGAGCTTTCCTTCATCAGATGCCATTTTTCCCTGTAAGCAAATATGTCCTCAAGTTTAGCAATCGCCAAGGCAGTGAAACAAAACACCTCTCCTTAGAAAGTAGGTTATACCACAACCCAAGCTGGGTCACACCATTAGTGTCCCCTTTCATCTTCACATGAAAAGATGCATTCTTCACAGAAACTCCTCGCCTGCACAACTGTTAAAATAAAGATGCCTTGCCTATATTTAGCATCTGGTGCCCCAAAGAGGAAGCAGGTATATACAACAACCACTTCAAAGCAGTTACCGTATTTGTGATTAAAGCTGGATTCTGGAGGTAAAAGATTAAATACCCTTAAGAGATTAGGAGTCATTTTCACAAACTGCAGAATGActtcagaaataaaagaaaaactagGAGGGAAAAACATGTATGAGCAACCTTAAGATCACCCAAGTTCTGGGTCGGGTTTTGTACTGTTTTCTTCCTTATGTATCTTCCTATTCTTTCAGATCAGGACACAAAGTCTCTTGGCAGTTCCCACTAACAGGCAGGCACTATACTAACAGTGACTCCCCAGAGGTTTCCTTTTCAACCCCTAACTGAACCCCTAACGAACTAAACTTGGAATCTTCCATATAAATCATGAGCTTTACTACTGACTCCAGTGTTGATACAGGAAAACCAGCTTTTTAGAAACAAATCAAACAAGATCTGTCTTATGTATATCTTTAtatgaaagtaagccccactgcactcAATTGAATAgtgaaaagatccatctggaatctagtcagttcttgaaagacagaacttctctgTTCATTGTAGAAACTcctttgggggtttagagaaagcctgtccatgtaaaccaccttgaataaagccaaaggagcaatccaacagccagaaaagtggtatatattattattaacaatatttatatactgcttttcaatgataAAGtttccaaagtggtttacagagaaaatgaaataactaatggcttcctgtccagAAAGGGCTCATAACctaaaaaagcaagaaaaccattcaatttcaaaaacctttattaagCATAAAgcaaaaagaacatcagcagacagccactagaaaagacactgctggggtgaggagggccagttattctgcctctgctaaataaaacagGAACAGTGCCTAAAGTGCCCAGTTAACAGGGAGAAATAAACAGGTATATAAATGCCTATTATTATCTTCATTTGCCAAGCAAACGATAGGTTCACCAGATTACAGATGCAGTGCCTCCTCAGAAGCTTCAGCAGAAAGGCAGGCTAAAAAGCATTTAACACAATAAAAAGTGTGTCTTTCATGTTGAAAACATTTTATCTGGTTTCAATGAAAACTGTCAAAGTATTTCACAGACCCAGCTCTATCAGAACAGAAACATTTCCAAGCTACCAACAGCTGCACCATTTAAAGTtcaacacagccccccaaaagaaATTCAAAGCACATGAAACCAAAGAGGCACAGAGGAAGCCCAGCAAGCTATTCTATTTCCCCTTCCCAGGAGCTATAAGAGCACTGCAGGTCAAGCAGGAGGAAATTGCTGTTAACAGGTTTTATGGATCATCTTGCtagcttccccctcccttccgtCTGTAGGGTGGAAGGCCATTCaccgccccctcccctctc
The DNA window shown above is from Tiliqua scincoides isolate rTilSci1 chromosome 8, rTilSci1.hap2, whole genome shotgun sequence and carries:
- the CIRBP gene encoding cold-inducible RNA-binding protein isoform X6 gives rise to the protein MASLLMAVRLELIKLASHQRTDPVDTEGAQLEAEAFSVEAEAEVGVSPGVQVETEAMVAVDLNPEVEGTVVPEITIAAAGVKAAMATGLQEGPTETAMTVMVEEKAVEQKNCLNLRPNWTVNCNQFCKES
- the CIRBP gene encoding cold-inducible RNA-binding protein isoform X7, producing MASLLMAVRLELIKLASHQRTDPVDTEGAQLEAEAFSVEAEAEVGVSPGVQVETEAMVAVDLNPEVEGTVVPEITIAAGVKAAMATGLQEGPTETAMTVMVEEKAVEQKNCLNLRPNWTVNCNQFCKES
- the CIRBP gene encoding cold-inducible RNA-binding protein isoform X5 yields the protein MASDEGKLFVGGLSFDTNEQSLEQVFSKYGQISEVVVVKDRETQRSRGFGFVTFENIDDAKDAMMAMNGKSVDGRQIRVDQAGKSSENRSRGYRGGSAGGRGFFRGGRGRGRGFSRGAGGDRGYGGSRFESRSGGYSGSRDYYSSRSQGSYGDRPSGGSYRDSYDSYG
- the CIRBP gene encoding cold-inducible RNA-binding protein isoform X4; its protein translation is MASDEGKLFVGGLSFDTNEQSLEQVFSKYGQISEVVVVKDRETQRSRGFGFVTFENIDDAKDAMMAMNGKSVDGRQIRVDQAGKSSENRSRGYRGGSAGGRGFFRGGRGRGRGFSRGAGGDRGYGGSRFESRSGGYSGSRDYYSSSRSQGSYGDRPSGGSYRDSYDSYG
- the CIRBP gene encoding cold-inducible RNA-binding protein isoform X2, whose translation is MASDEGKLFVGGLSFDTNEQSLEQVFSKYGQISEVVVVKDRETQRSRGFGFVTFENIDDAKDAMMAMNGKSVDGRQIRVDQAGKSSENRSRGYRGGSAGGRGFFRGGRGRGRGFSRGAGGDRGYGGSRFESRSGGYSGSRDYYSSRSQGSYGDRPSGGSYRDSYDSYATHNE
- the CIRBP gene encoding cold-inducible RNA-binding protein isoform X1 — translated: MASDEGKLFVGGLSFDTNEQSLEQVFSKYGQISEVVVVKDRETQRSRGFGFVTFENIDDAKDAMMAMNGKSVDGRQIRVDQAGKSSENRSRGYRGGSAGGRGFFRGGRGRGRGFSRGAGGDRGYGGSRFESRSGGYSGSRDYYSSSRSQGSYGDRPSGGSYRDSYDSYATHNE
- the CIRBP gene encoding cold-inducible RNA-binding protein isoform X3, with translation MASDEGKLFVGGLSFDTNEQSLEQVFSKYGQISEVVVVKDRETQRSRGFGFVTFENIDDAKDAMMAMNGKSVDGRQIRVDQAGKSSENRSRGYRGGSAGGRGFFRGGRGRGRGFSRGAGGDRGYGGSRFESRSGGYSGSRDYYSSRSQGSYGDRPSGGSYRDSYDSYGKS